One region of Osmia lignaria lignaria isolate PbOS001 chromosome 7, iyOsmLign1, whole genome shotgun sequence genomic DNA includes:
- the Eph gene encoding eph receptor tyrosine kinase isoform X9, whose product MAPFNMAGVAGLLATCAAAAASAAHLLPLLLLLIYPRGTHAEQVVLLDTTQEEKLEWTRYPFGPEANTPGWVEESFTNFDKGINWRSYVVCDVAYNNVNNWLWTPFIERGPANRMYIEIKFTTRDCSLFPGNALSCKETFSLLYYEFDAATKEPPPWETDSYKLIGRIAAGEGRFNTNAEVVINTEVKSIPVTKKGVYFAFRDQGACISILAIKVYYISCPEISVNFAHFPATPTGREVALIEQTIGTCVDNAEVIEQPTYLCKGDGKWYLSNGGCHCKPGYQADVEKQKCTACPIMKFKHEAGSHSCEPCPAYSKSSDYGFTECRCDVGYYRADKDPKKMPCTQPPSAPQNLTVNFVDQSTVILSWNAPHMLGGRTDTTYRVVCDACSTGVKYIPNTEVFNDTKITITGLNAVTTYRFQVFAENGVSALAGKSEYVDITVTTEASVPSLVSNVRITSVKSSELSISWDAPVTEVGGDSDLVERYEVRCYPRYDDATNATVIQTSDLSATFKGLKPSTDYAIQVRAKTTRGWGEYTPVVYKKTPHAMGLDYVGEDDNMQVRIIAGAIVAVVVLLVIIIIMTVLILRSRASDECNKKQPSDCDTLEYRNGEGLVVTYMHCKMDSSPIVTTHTNNKSKSSLTTPLFTPAVGVAAASAGGAGGGGARSYVDPHTYEDPNQAVREFAREIDAGYITIEAIIGGGEFGDVCRGKLKLPPDGRTEIDVAIKTLKPGSADKARNDFLTEASIMGQFEHPNVIFLQGVVTKSNPVMIITEFMENGSLDTFLRANDGKFQVLQLVGMLRGIASGMQYLAEMNYVHRDLAARNVLVNATLVCKIADFGLSREIESATEGAYTTRSVYSGKKGGKIPVRWTAPEAIAFRKFTSASDVWSMGIVCWEVMSYGERPYWNWSNQDVIKSIEKGYRLPAPMDCPEAIYQLMLDCWQKERTHRPTFANLTQTLDKLIRSPDTLRKIAQNSVRPPAHNPYYVTSHAAASQAVAAAATIPAAATGPFVDVVGHQAQSTIAVPVMPPGAGRSLHYHTHAATHALPQQPPLTYPNWVPFTHFG is encoded by the exons TGGGTGGAAGAGTCGTTCACGAACTTCGACAAGGGCATCAATTGGCGGAGTTACGTCGTCTGCGACGTGGCTTACAACAACGTGAACAATTGGTTGTGGACGCCGTTCATCGAGAGGGGACCGGCGAACCGCATGTACATAGAAATCAAATTCACCACCCGCGACTGCTCGTTGTTCCCCGGAAACGCGCTCAGTTGCAAGGAAACTTTCAGTCTCCTTTACTACGAGTTCGACGCGGCCACCAAGGAACCACCGCCATGGGAAACGGACAGTTACAAGTTGATCG GTCGCATCGCCGCTGGTGAGGGAAGATTCAACACGAACGCCGAGGTGGTGATCAACACGGAGGTCAAGTCGATCCCGGTGACGAAGAAGGGCGTGTATTTCGCGTTCCGCGATCAAGGTGCATGCATATCCATCTTGGCCATTAAAGTGTACTACATCAGTTGCCCGGAGATTTCCGTCAACTTTGCCCACTTCCCGGCCACCCCGACGGGTCGCGAAGTCGCGCTGATCGAACAAACAATCGGCACCTGCGTCGACAACGCAGAGGTGATCGAGCAACCCACTTACCTTTGCAAAGGCGACGGGAAATGGTACCTATCGAACGGCGGATGCCACTGCAAACCTGGATATCAAGCCGACGTGGAGAAACAAAAATGCACCGCCTGTCCGATCATGAAATTCAAACACGAGGCGGGATCGCACAGCTGCGAACCCTGCCCGGCTTACAGCAAATCGTCCGATTACGGATTCACGGAATGCCGTTGCGACGTTGGTTATTACAGAGCCGACAAGGACCCGAAAAAGATGCCCTGCACGC AACCACCATCGGCACCGCAAAATCTCACGGTGAATTTCGTCGATCAATCTACCGTGATTTTGTCTTGGAACGCGCCTCATATGCTTGGTGGTAGAACGGACACCACTTACAGGGTGGTTTGCGACGCTTGTAGCACGGGTGTAAAATACATTCCGAACACC GAGGTCTTCAACGATACGAAGATCACGATAACGGGCCTAAACGCGGTGACCACCTATCGTTTCCAAGTGTTCGCCGAGAACGGAGTGTCGGCATTGGCCGGGAAATCCGAGTACGTGGACATCACGGTCACCACCGAAGCAAGCGTGCCTAGTTTGGTCAGCAACGTCAGGATCACGAGCGTGAAGAGCTCGGAATTGAGCATCAGCTGGGACGCTCCTGTAACCGAAGTTGGCGGGGACAGCGATCTCGTCGAAAGATACGAAG TGAGATGTTATCCGCGCTACGACGACGCTACCAACGCCACGGTCATCCAAACGTCGGATTTATCCGCCACTTTTAAAGGGCTGAAACCGTCGACGGATTATGCGATACAAGTGCGAGCGAAAACGACGCGCGGCTGGGGCGAATACACGCCGGTGGTGTATAAAAAGACACCGCACGCTATGGGTCTAG ATTACGTCGGAGAGGATGACAATATGCAAGTAAGAATCATCGCTGGAGCTATCGTAGCCGTGGTTGTTCTTCTGGTGATCATCATCATCATGACCGTGTTGATACTTAGAAG CAGGGCCTCGGACGAATGCAACAAGAAACAGCCGAGTGACTGCGACACATTGGAGTATAGAAACGGTGAAG GACTAGTTGTGACCTACA TGCACTGCAAAATGGACAGTTCACCGATTGTGACAACCCACACCAACAACAAGAGCAAGTCCTCGC TGACCACGCCGCTGTTCACGCCTGCAGTGGGTGTCGCGGCGGCGAGTGCCGGAGGTGCTGGCGGTGGAGGCGCAAGGAGCTACGTCGATCCTCACACCTACGAGGATCCGAATCAAGCTGTGCGTGAGTTTGCTCGAGAGATCGACGCGGGATACATCACGATAGAAGCCATCATAG GTGGCGGAGAGTTTGGCGACGTTTGtcgtggaaaattgaaattaccgCCCGACGGTCGAACGGAGATCGACGTGGCGATCAAGACGCTGAAACCAGGTTCCGCGGATAAGGCACGCAACGATTTTCTAACCGAGGCCTCGATTATGGGCCAGTTCGAGCACCCGAACGTGATATTCCTGCAAGGTGTCGTGACCAAGAGCAATCCGGTGATGATAATCACGGAATTCATGGAGAACGGTAGCCTGGACACGTTCCTGCGTGCGAACGACGGCAAGTTCCAGGTGCTTCAGCTTGTAGGCATGCTTCGCGGTATCGCGAGCGGTATGCAATATCTAGCTGAAATGAACTACGTGCACCGGGATCTAGCGGCGAGGAACGTGTTGGTGAACGCCACCCTGGTCTGCAAGATCGCCGACTTTGGCCTCAGCAGAGAGATCGAAAGCGCTACCGAGGGAGCGTACACGACCAGG AGTGTTTACTCCGGCAAAAAGGGTGGAAAGATCCCGGTACGATGGACAGCTCCGGAAGCGATAGCGTTCCGAAAGTTCACCAGCGCCTCGGACGTTTGGAGCATGGGCATCGTCTGCTGGGAGGTGATGTCTTACGGCGAAAGGCCGTACTGGAACTGGTCTAATCAGGATGTGATAAAGTCGATCGAGAAGGGATACAGGCTTCCGGCGCCGATGGACTGTCCGGAGGCGATCTATCAACTGATGCTCGATTGCTGGCAAAAGGAACGAACTCATCGTCCAACCTTCGCTAATCTAACTCAGACGTTGGACAAGCTTATACGAAGCCCGGACACGCTGAGGAAAATCGCGCAGAACAG CGTGAGGCCACCTGCACACAATCCGTACTATGTCACAAGCCACGCGGCTGCCTCACAGGCCGTGGCAGCGGCCGCAACCATTCCAGCCGCGGCAACGGGCCCGTTCGTAGACGTAGTTGGCCATCAAGCCCAGTCGACGATTGCCGTTCCAGTAATGCCACCAGGAGCCGGCCGTAGCTTACACTATCACACACACGCAGCGACACACGCATTGCCACAACAACCACCGCTCACCTACCCCAATTGGGTCCCGTTCACGCACTTCGGTTAA
- the Eph gene encoding eph receptor tyrosine kinase isoform X14 gives MAPFNMAGVAGLLATCAAAAASAAHLLPLLLLLIYPRGTHAEQVVLLDTTQEEKLEWTRYPFGPEANTPGWVEESFTNFDKGINWRSYVVCDVAYNNVNNWLWTPFIERGPANRMYIEIKFTTRDCSLFPGNALSCKETFSLLYYEFDAATKEPPPWETDSYKLIGRIAAGEGRFNTNAEVVINTEVKSIPVTKKGVYFAFRDQGACISILAIKVYYISCPEISVNFAHFPATPTGREVALIEQTIGTCVDNAEVIEQPTYLCKGDGKWYLSNGGCHCKPGYQADVEKQKCTACPIMKFKHEAGSHSCEPCPAYSKSSDYGFTECRCDVGYYRADKDPKKMPCTQPPSAPQNLTVNFVDQSTVILSWNAPHMLGGRTDTTYRVVCDACSTGVKYIPNTEVFNDTKITITGLNAVTTYRFQVFAENGVSALAGKSEYVDITVTTEASVPSLVSNVRITSVKSSELSISWDAPVTEVGGDSDLVERYEVRCYPRYDDATNATVIQTSDLSATFKGLKPSTDYAIQVRAKTTRGWGEYTPVVYKKTPHAMGLDYVGEDDNMQVRIIAGAIVAVVVLLVIIIIMTVLILRSRASDECNKKQPSDCDTLEYRNGEGLVVTYMHCKMDSSPIVTTHTNNKSKSSLTTPLFTPAVGVAAASAGGAGGGGARSYVDPHTYEDPNQAVREFAREIDAGYITIEAIIGGGEFGDVCRGKLKLPPDGRTEIDVAIKTLKPGSADKARNDFLTEASIMGQFEHPNVIFLQGVVTKSNPVMIITEFMENGSLDTFLRANDGKFQVLQLVGMLRGIASGMQYLAEMNYVHRDLAARNVLVNATLVCKIADFGLSREIESATEGAYTTRGGKIPVRWTAPEAIAFRKFTSASDVWSMGIVCWEVMSYGERPYWNWSNQDVIKSIEKGYRLPAPMDCPEAIYQLMLDCWQKERTHRPTFANLTQTLDKLIRSPDTLRKIAQNSVRPPAHNPYYVTSHAAASQAVAAAATIPAAATGPFVDVVGHQAQSTIAVPVMPPGAGRSLHYHTHAATHALPQQPPLTYPNWVPFTHFG, from the exons TGGGTGGAAGAGTCGTTCACGAACTTCGACAAGGGCATCAATTGGCGGAGTTACGTCGTCTGCGACGTGGCTTACAACAACGTGAACAATTGGTTGTGGACGCCGTTCATCGAGAGGGGACCGGCGAACCGCATGTACATAGAAATCAAATTCACCACCCGCGACTGCTCGTTGTTCCCCGGAAACGCGCTCAGTTGCAAGGAAACTTTCAGTCTCCTTTACTACGAGTTCGACGCGGCCACCAAGGAACCACCGCCATGGGAAACGGACAGTTACAAGTTGATCG GTCGCATCGCCGCTGGTGAGGGAAGATTCAACACGAACGCCGAGGTGGTGATCAACACGGAGGTCAAGTCGATCCCGGTGACGAAGAAGGGCGTGTATTTCGCGTTCCGCGATCAAGGTGCATGCATATCCATCTTGGCCATTAAAGTGTACTACATCAGTTGCCCGGAGATTTCCGTCAACTTTGCCCACTTCCCGGCCACCCCGACGGGTCGCGAAGTCGCGCTGATCGAACAAACAATCGGCACCTGCGTCGACAACGCAGAGGTGATCGAGCAACCCACTTACCTTTGCAAAGGCGACGGGAAATGGTACCTATCGAACGGCGGATGCCACTGCAAACCTGGATATCAAGCCGACGTGGAGAAACAAAAATGCACCGCCTGTCCGATCATGAAATTCAAACACGAGGCGGGATCGCACAGCTGCGAACCCTGCCCGGCTTACAGCAAATCGTCCGATTACGGATTCACGGAATGCCGTTGCGACGTTGGTTATTACAGAGCCGACAAGGACCCGAAAAAGATGCCCTGCACGC AACCACCATCGGCACCGCAAAATCTCACGGTGAATTTCGTCGATCAATCTACCGTGATTTTGTCTTGGAACGCGCCTCATATGCTTGGTGGTAGAACGGACACCACTTACAGGGTGGTTTGCGACGCTTGTAGCACGGGTGTAAAATACATTCCGAACACC GAGGTCTTCAACGATACGAAGATCACGATAACGGGCCTAAACGCGGTGACCACCTATCGTTTCCAAGTGTTCGCCGAGAACGGAGTGTCGGCATTGGCCGGGAAATCCGAGTACGTGGACATCACGGTCACCACCGAAGCAAGCGTGCCTAGTTTGGTCAGCAACGTCAGGATCACGAGCGTGAAGAGCTCGGAATTGAGCATCAGCTGGGACGCTCCTGTAACCGAAGTTGGCGGGGACAGCGATCTCGTCGAAAGATACGAAG TGAGATGTTATCCGCGCTACGACGACGCTACCAACGCCACGGTCATCCAAACGTCGGATTTATCCGCCACTTTTAAAGGGCTGAAACCGTCGACGGATTATGCGATACAAGTGCGAGCGAAAACGACGCGCGGCTGGGGCGAATACACGCCGGTGGTGTATAAAAAGACACCGCACGCTATGGGTCTAG ATTACGTCGGAGAGGATGACAATATGCAAGTAAGAATCATCGCTGGAGCTATCGTAGCCGTGGTTGTTCTTCTGGTGATCATCATCATCATGACCGTGTTGATACTTAGAAG CAGGGCCTCGGACGAATGCAACAAGAAACAGCCGAGTGACTGCGACACATTGGAGTATAGAAACGGTGAAG GACTAGTTGTGACCTACA TGCACTGCAAAATGGACAGTTCACCGATTGTGACAACCCACACCAACAACAAGAGCAAGTCCTCGC TGACCACGCCGCTGTTCACGCCTGCAGTGGGTGTCGCGGCGGCGAGTGCCGGAGGTGCTGGCGGTGGAGGCGCAAGGAGCTACGTCGATCCTCACACCTACGAGGATCCGAATCAAGCTGTGCGTGAGTTTGCTCGAGAGATCGACGCGGGATACATCACGATAGAAGCCATCATAG GTGGCGGAGAGTTTGGCGACGTTTGtcgtggaaaattgaaattaccgCCCGACGGTCGAACGGAGATCGACGTGGCGATCAAGACGCTGAAACCAGGTTCCGCGGATAAGGCACGCAACGATTTTCTAACCGAGGCCTCGATTATGGGCCAGTTCGAGCACCCGAACGTGATATTCCTGCAAGGTGTCGTGACCAAGAGCAATCCGGTGATGATAATCACGGAATTCATGGAGAACGGTAGCCTGGACACGTTCCTGCGTGCGAACGACGGCAAGTTCCAGGTGCTTCAGCTTGTAGGCATGCTTCGCGGTATCGCGAGCGGTATGCAATATCTAGCTGAAATGAACTACGTGCACCGGGATCTAGCGGCGAGGAACGTGTTGGTGAACGCCACCCTGGTCTGCAAGATCGCCGACTTTGGCCTCAGCAGAGAGATCGAAAGCGCTACCGAGGGAGCGTACACGACCAGG GGTGGAAAGATCCCGGTACGATGGACAGCTCCGGAAGCGATAGCGTTCCGAAAGTTCACCAGCGCCTCGGACGTTTGGAGCATGGGCATCGTCTGCTGGGAGGTGATGTCTTACGGCGAAAGGCCGTACTGGAACTGGTCTAATCAGGATGTGATAAAGTCGATCGAGAAGGGATACAGGCTTCCGGCGCCGATGGACTGTCCGGAGGCGATCTATCAACTGATGCTCGATTGCTGGCAAAAGGAACGAACTCATCGTCCAACCTTCGCTAATCTAACTCAGACGTTGGACAAGCTTATACGAAGCCCGGACACGCTGAGGAAAATCGCGCAGAACAG CGTGAGGCCACCTGCACACAATCCGTACTATGTCACAAGCCACGCGGCTGCCTCACAGGCCGTGGCAGCGGCCGCAACCATTCCAGCCGCGGCAACGGGCCCGTTCGTAGACGTAGTTGGCCATCAAGCCCAGTCGACGATTGCCGTTCCAGTAATGCCACCAGGAGCCGGCCGTAGCTTACACTATCACACACACGCAGCGACACACGCATTGCCACAACAACCACCGCTCACCTACCCCAATTGGGTCCCGTTCACGCACTTCGGTTAA